One genomic region from Glaciimonas sp. PAMC28666 encodes:
- a CDS encoding helix-turn-helix domain-containing protein, translated as MRTPDIPQFTLYGELAPINSAEFLHIELIETRSRMYDWHIASHTHQGLFQIVFLLGGQVKARIDSATWDCTGPTVITIHPSVVHGFEFSKEAHGFVLTMDQSLLFGTKATQHDDIFSDLFLEPLAIDLSAAPEIRQRIESLLGHLMAEFARPLDGHALMLDWLARSVLLLLLRQHTDYRSANISGRDSFETFSRFRALVEAHYQEQWSVAQYAHQLHIAEIRLNRLCLKLGGKTAFDMAQHRLMLEARRKLTYVPASVSSIAYELGFQDPAYFSRAFKRHTGMTPKQFRQQSVSAEP; from the coding sequence ATGAGAACGCCCGACATCCCGCAGTTCACGCTTTACGGCGAACTCGCCCCAATCAATTCTGCTGAATTCCTGCATATCGAATTGATTGAGACGCGCAGTCGTATGTACGACTGGCACATCGCCAGTCACACCCATCAAGGATTATTCCAGATAGTGTTTTTGCTGGGAGGGCAGGTCAAAGCCCGGATCGATAGCGCCACTTGGGATTGCACGGGTCCGACCGTCATCACCATTCATCCCTCGGTGGTGCATGGATTCGAGTTTTCGAAAGAAGCGCATGGCTTTGTGTTAACCATGGATCAAAGTCTCCTGTTCGGTACGAAGGCAACACAACATGACGACATTTTTTCCGACCTGTTTTTGGAACCCCTCGCAATTGACTTGTCCGCAGCACCCGAAATACGCCAGCGCATAGAGTCATTGCTAGGGCATTTAATGGCTGAGTTCGCCCGTCCGCTGGACGGTCACGCATTAATGCTGGACTGGCTGGCACGCAGCGTCTTACTGCTGTTATTACGCCAGCACACAGATTATCGCAGCGCTAACATCAGCGGACGAGATAGCTTCGAAACGTTCAGTCGCTTTCGGGCGCTGGTCGAAGCCCATTATCAAGAACAATGGAGCGTAGCGCAGTATGCCCATCAGCTGCATATCGCTGAGATTCGCCTAAACCGGTTATGCCTTAAATTGGGCGGAAAAACGGCCTTCGATATGGCACAGCACCGTCTGATGCTGGAGGCGCGACGCAAGTTAACCTATGTGCCAGCCAGCGTATCGAGTATCGCTTATGAACTCGGATTTCAGGACCCGGCATATTTTAGCCGCGCGTTCAAACGTCACACCGGGATGACGCCCAAACAATTCAGACAGCAAAGTGTATCGGCAGAACCCTGA
- a CDS encoding NADP-dependent isocitrate dehydrogenase has protein sequence MTAGKSTIIYTLTDEAPRLATCSFLPIIRTFTAPAAIDIVKSDVSVSARILAEFPDCLTADQKVPDNLGELGRLTQEPDTNIIKLPNISASVPQLVAAIRELQGKGYAIPDFPEDPKTDEEKSILKRYSKALGSAVNPVLREGNSDRRAPAAVKRYARKNPHSMSKWSPASRTHVSHMHGGDFYASEKCLTLDKACDVKMELVTKSGEIIVLKSKVSLLKGEIIDSMFMSKKALCKFYEEQMEDALETGVMFSLHVKATMMKISHPIVFGHAVKIFYKDAFAKHEKLFEELGVNANNGLSSVYDKIATLPESKRDEVILDLHACHEHRPELAMVDSAKGISNLHAPNDVIVDASMPAMIRLGGKMWGADGRPKDTKAVIPESTFARIYQEMINFCKTNGAFDPTTMGTVPNVGLMAQKAEEYGSHDKTFEVPGDGVARIVDSEGNVLLEQNVEEGDIWRMCQVKDEPIRDWVKLAVTRARLSGMPAVFWLDEYRPHEAELIKKVKTYLKEYDLSGLDIQIMSQVRAMRYTLERVIRGKDTISVTGNILRDYLTDLFPIMELGTSAKMLSIVPLMAGGGMFETGAGGSAPKHVKQLVEENHLRWDSLGEFLALAVSLEDVGIKTDNNKAKILAKTLDDATGKLLDNNKSPSPRTGELDNRGSQFYLAMYWAQALAQQTEDAQLQAHFAPLAKSLTDNEEKIAAEFKAVQGKPVDIGGYFLIDLDKIKAVMRPSATFNAALKAAQA, from the coding sequence GTGACTGCAGGTAAATCAACCATCATCTACACGCTTACTGACGAAGCGCCGCGCCTGGCAACTTGTTCTTTCCTACCTATCATCAGGACATTTACCGCGCCCGCCGCTATCGACATCGTCAAGAGCGACGTCTCGGTTTCCGCACGGATTCTTGCAGAATTTCCAGATTGCCTGACCGCAGACCAGAAAGTGCCAGACAATTTGGGCGAATTGGGTCGCCTCACTCAGGAGCCGGATACCAATATTATCAAGCTGCCTAACATTAGCGCTTCGGTCCCTCAGTTGGTTGCTGCTATCCGGGAACTACAGGGAAAAGGCTACGCCATTCCCGATTTCCCTGAAGATCCGAAGACCGATGAAGAGAAATCGATTCTCAAGCGGTATTCAAAGGCCTTGGGAAGCGCGGTCAATCCGGTATTGCGCGAAGGAAACTCGGACCGTCGCGCGCCTGCTGCCGTCAAACGTTACGCACGCAAGAATCCGCACTCCATGTCTAAATGGAGCCCGGCATCCCGCACCCATGTTTCACATATGCACGGTGGCGATTTCTATGCCAGCGAAAAGTGCCTGACGCTGGACAAGGCATGTGACGTCAAAATGGAACTCGTCACCAAGAGCGGTGAGATCATTGTATTGAAAAGCAAAGTATCGCTACTCAAGGGCGAAATCATTGACAGCATGTTCATGAGCAAGAAGGCGCTGTGCAAGTTCTACGAAGAGCAGATGGAAGACGCCCTCGAAACCGGCGTCATGTTCTCGCTTCACGTTAAAGCAACAATGATGAAAATCTCGCATCCGATCGTTTTCGGCCATGCGGTGAAGATTTTCTACAAAGACGCTTTTGCCAAGCATGAAAAGTTATTCGAAGAGCTCGGCGTCAACGCCAACAACGGTCTCAGCAGTGTCTATGACAAGATCGCGACATTGCCGGAATCGAAACGAGATGAAGTCATACTCGATTTGCATGCCTGTCACGAACATCGTCCAGAACTGGCCATGGTTGATTCAGCCAAAGGCATCTCCAATTTGCACGCACCTAACGACGTGATCGTGGACGCTTCGATGCCTGCCATGATTCGTCTTGGCGGCAAGATGTGGGGCGCAGATGGCCGTCCAAAAGACACCAAGGCTGTGATTCCGGAAAGCACGTTTGCCCGGATCTATCAGGAGATGATTAACTTCTGCAAAACTAACGGCGCTTTTGATCCGACTACGATGGGCACGGTGCCGAACGTTGGCCTGATGGCGCAAAAAGCGGAAGAATATGGTTCGCATGACAAAACCTTCGAAGTGCCTGGCGATGGCGTAGCGCGCATTGTCGATTCTGAGGGCAACGTATTGTTAGAGCAAAATGTGGAAGAGGGCGATATCTGGCGTATGTGTCAGGTCAAGGATGAACCGATCCGTGACTGGGTAAAATTAGCGGTAACACGCGCCCGGCTATCCGGCATGCCAGCGGTTTTTTGGCTGGACGAGTACCGCCCACACGAAGCCGAATTGATCAAGAAGGTCAAAACTTACCTGAAAGAATACGATCTTTCGGGCCTCGATATTCAGATCATGTCTCAGGTTCGCGCCATGCGATACACCCTGGAACGTGTCATCCGCGGCAAGGACACCATCTCGGTGACCGGTAACATTCTCCGCGATTATCTGACCGATTTGTTCCCGATTATGGAACTGGGTACCAGCGCCAAAATGCTCTCCATCGTGCCTTTGATGGCAGGTGGCGGTATGTTTGAAACTGGTGCCGGCGGTTCTGCCCCGAAGCACGTCAAGCAACTGGTCGAGGAAAATCACCTGCGCTGGGATTCGTTAGGCGAATTCCTGGCACTGGCTGTTTCTCTGGAAGATGTCGGCATCAAAACCGACAACAATAAAGCTAAAATCCTGGCCAAAACGCTCGATGACGCCACCGGAAAATTGCTCGATAACAATAAATCGCCATCACCACGGACCGGTGAACTCGACAATCGCGGCAGCCAATTCTATCTGGCGATGTATTGGGCTCAAGCATTGGCGCAGCAGACCGAAGATGCGCAATTGCAAGCGCATTTTGCCCCGTTAGCCAAGTCCCTCACGGACAACGAGGAAAAAATCGCAGCTGAGTTCAAGGCGGTGCAAGGCAAACCGGTGGATATCGGTGGTTACTTCCTGATTGATCTTGACAAGATCAAAGCGGTCATGCGGCCTAGCGCGACGTTTAATGCTGCGTTGAAAGCTGCACAAGCCTGA
- a CDS encoding response regulator transcription factor encodes MRLLLVEDDLMVGEAVRKGLRLDGFAVDWVQDGKTAEAAVAQEDYELLLLDLGLPKKNGLEVLKSLRAHGCRIPVLVLTARDAISDRVAGLDAGADDYLIKPFDLEELAARIRALLRRQSGRADPIIEVGHVTLNPATHEVRLQGSEVSLSAREFALLRAFLDRPGAVLSRAQLEEKLYGWDDSIESNAVEVYIHALRKKLGSDFIKNVRGVGYMVNNPVNKAASK; translated from the coding sequence ATGCGTCTGTTATTGGTCGAAGATGATCTGATGGTCGGTGAAGCCGTGCGCAAGGGGCTACGATTGGATGGATTTGCGGTGGATTGGGTGCAGGACGGCAAAACTGCCGAAGCCGCAGTCGCACAGGAAGATTATGAATTGCTCCTGCTTGATCTTGGATTGCCGAAAAAAAATGGCCTGGAGGTGTTGAAGTCGCTGCGGGCACATGGCTGCCGGATTCCCGTTTTGGTCCTGACGGCACGGGATGCCATATCGGATCGGGTCGCGGGGCTGGATGCCGGTGCGGATGATTATTTGATTAAACCGTTCGATCTGGAAGAGTTGGCAGCACGCATTCGCGCCTTATTGCGACGCCAATCCGGGCGCGCCGATCCCATTATCGAAGTTGGTCACGTCACGCTAAATCCCGCCACGCATGAGGTGCGGCTCCAAGGCAGCGAAGTTAGCCTGTCAGCGCGTGAATTTGCGCTGTTACGGGCTTTTTTGGACCGGCCCGGTGCGGTACTGTCACGGGCGCAGCTGGAGGAAAAGCTGTACGGCTGGGATGACAGTATCGAGAGTAACGCAGTGGAAGTGTATATCCATGCATTACGTAAAAAGTTGGGCAGTGATTTCATTAAGAATGTGCGCGGCGTCGGCTATATGGTCAATAACCCGGTCAATAAAGCGGCGTCCAAATGA
- a CDS encoding MFS transporter gives MHQNNALSEKGATPPAVAGSNAQSVNVQDFLNQHPFSRFQWLIFALCFIVVLLDGFDTAAIGFIAPSLLKEWGMTRPDLAPVLSAALFGLAAGALIAGPLADRMGRKLVLSISVLLFGVACTWSSFAPNLGQLTALRFLTGLGLGAAMPSAVTLMSEYCPDQRRSTLTNAMFCGFPLGAACGGFLAAWMIPQWGWRSVLLAGGIAPLLLAVMMLYFLPESVRYMVAKGQPAARIRAALSRVSATLGDARSFIMSEKNITGNARSGASVVLSRPYITGSVMLWLTYFMGLVIFYALINWMPLLLKDAGLAPKTATLVSALFPLGGVGAILCGWLMDRFNANRVIAVCYALTAVCIYAIGQVTGNVGALMLVVFVGGTLMNTAQSSMPALAAAFYPTQGRATGVAWMLGLGRFGGIAGSFLVAELARRQFGIGGIFSILAVAGLIAAAALLVKQSAQSKNTK, from the coding sequence ATGCACCAGAACAACGCCCTCTCTGAAAAGGGTGCAACACCGCCGGCAGTAGCCGGTTCCAACGCGCAAAGCGTTAATGTCCAGGACTTTCTTAACCAGCACCCGTTCTCGCGGTTTCAATGGTTAATCTTTGCATTGTGTTTTATCGTCGTTTTATTGGATGGCTTCGATACCGCCGCGATTGGGTTCATCGCTCCATCGCTGCTGAAAGAGTGGGGCATGACAAGACCAGATCTTGCACCGGTTTTAAGCGCGGCGTTATTTGGCCTGGCGGCCGGTGCGTTGATTGCCGGACCGCTGGCTGATCGAATGGGCCGCAAGCTGGTATTGAGCATCTCGGTTCTTTTGTTCGGCGTGGCTTGTACGTGGTCATCGTTTGCTCCGAATTTGGGACAACTCACTGCTTTGCGCTTCCTGACCGGATTAGGACTTGGTGCCGCCATGCCGAGCGCAGTCACACTAATGAGTGAATACTGCCCTGATCAACGCCGTTCAACTCTCACCAACGCCATGTTTTGTGGCTTTCCTCTCGGTGCTGCATGTGGTGGTTTTCTCGCTGCCTGGATGATTCCCCAGTGGGGCTGGCGCAGTGTGTTGCTCGCTGGTGGTATAGCACCTTTGCTGCTGGCCGTGATGATGCTGTATTTTTTGCCCGAGTCAGTACGCTACATGGTCGCAAAGGGCCAACCTGCTGCACGCATACGTGCTGCTCTCAGCCGCGTATCCGCAACCTTGGGCGATGCCCGATCGTTCATCATGAGCGAAAAGAACATCACCGGCAACGCCAGAAGCGGTGCCAGTGTGGTGCTCTCGCGTCCTTACATCACCGGTTCTGTGATGCTTTGGTTGACCTACTTCATGGGCCTGGTGATTTTCTACGCGCTCATCAACTGGATGCCGCTGTTGCTGAAAGATGCGGGATTGGCACCGAAGACGGCTACGCTGGTTTCCGCCTTGTTTCCATTAGGTGGCGTAGGTGCCATATTGTGCGGGTGGCTGATGGATCGATTCAATGCTAACCGCGTGATCGCCGTGTGCTATGCGCTAACCGCAGTCTGCATCTACGCGATTGGTCAGGTCACCGGTAATGTGGGCGCCCTGATGTTAGTCGTGTTTGTAGGCGGAACATTGATGAATACCGCACAGTCATCGATGCCGGCCCTTGCTGCAGCATTTTATCCGACGCAGGGACGCGCGACCGGCGTTGCATGGATGTTGGGTTTGGGACGTTTCGGGGGAATCGCTGGCTCGTTTCTGGTGGCTGAACTGGCGCGCCGTCAGTTTGGAATTGGCGGTATTTTTTCGATTCTGGCTGTCGCCGGCTTGATTGCCGCAGCCGCTCTGTTAGTCAAACAATCCGCGCAGAGTAAAAACACGAAATAG
- a CDS encoding phosphoesterase, producing the protein MIVVKRNVFNLSLSVLAVASVLTGCGNGGNSVSSGTIQMGGVVTASAFKPGSTTDPTILAGYYQGAMVCVDANNNGKCDPGENPVLTDATGHFSLKSASVQPVLVDTGTTAINTATGAKVLTRTVFRATIDQVNEQGSAIVVGPLSSEVARQMEANSSTYAAEKQNLATRLGVPVTSILSDVNTASGVTQKIMISESNALSNRFAFAITKLDRGDLFPDALAVPGGDPRLKGLANVTAATATVTDTRSPITFLQSQQAAFNVEGIPRYDHIFIVMLENKASSSILNSAFAPKINGYLKAGNQLTTYYATGNPSEPNYTALGGADDFGITDDNQWNCAATGPNAPQDLPLPDNTQPGLAKSPFIANPVAPTNCATGGASHNIVGRPNLFNALTAAGLTWRTYSESMNPGQDFRIDSVADPAVIAADNIYAPGTLGGNAATVGTAGLNLPLPAQLYRTKHHPGMAYQNVRSAPEFLYSNRTLGGGQWDAALKNSLDYTIPAGYNFDQLSSDLVSGNIGTLNFLVPDQCDDMHGITVKGTVGSNPALVTASDCSSVANNVAVATGGAIITRGDNYVDAVVKKIEASPIWQNPQKRVAIVLMFDEGSATAGFNSCCGWNPANSTVANPLRQNSDGSWSVDSTVSAYTKGNRGHGESIFGILTNQINAPTGIVDNDAYSHFSFVRTLQDMFQLADPAVDASYMNRSKYSEKFVSANILNLPEYAGSADTHFDSVRPINHAFIAPASYTAKQSSDVSIAAQVGPDATQTNVWAIKK; encoded by the coding sequence ATGATAGTGGTAAAACGAAATGTATTTAATTTATCTTTATCTGTATTGGCAGTGGCCTCCGTGCTCACTGGCTGCGGCAATGGCGGTAATAGCGTCAGCAGTGGGACCATACAAATGGGCGGCGTCGTCACCGCTAGTGCATTCAAGCCGGGGAGTACTACGGACCCGACGATACTGGCGGGATATTATCAGGGCGCGATGGTGTGCGTCGACGCCAATAACAATGGAAAGTGTGATCCGGGCGAAAATCCAGTACTGACTGACGCAACAGGACATTTCAGTTTAAAAAGCGCATCGGTCCAACCCGTTTTAGTTGATACCGGAACTACTGCCATCAATACCGCGACCGGGGCGAAGGTCCTCACGCGGACGGTATTCCGGGCGACAATTGACCAGGTGAACGAACAAGGCAGCGCGATAGTGGTCGGGCCGCTATCCTCGGAAGTAGCGCGCCAGATGGAAGCCAATAGCAGTACCTATGCCGCCGAGAAGCAAAATCTGGCGACGCGTTTAGGTGTGCCCGTCACTAGCATCCTAAGCGATGTCAATACAGCCTCCGGCGTGACGCAAAAAATAATGATCAGCGAATCAAATGCGCTGTCCAATCGTTTTGCTTTCGCGATTACCAAGCTGGATCGAGGTGATTTGTTTCCCGACGCTTTAGCAGTGCCAGGCGGCGATCCTCGGCTCAAAGGTCTCGCTAACGTGACGGCGGCAACGGCCACGGTGACGGACACCCGTTCGCCGATTACATTCCTTCAATCGCAGCAAGCCGCCTTTAACGTCGAAGGCATCCCGCGTTATGACCATATCTTTATCGTCATGCTGGAAAACAAAGCATCGTCGTCGATTCTGAATTCGGCCTTCGCACCAAAAATCAACGGTTATTTGAAAGCCGGTAATCAGCTCACGACCTACTATGCAACAGGTAACCCAAGCGAACCGAACTACACGGCGCTGGGCGGGGCAGACGATTTTGGTATTACCGATGACAACCAATGGAACTGTGCGGCGACCGGTCCCAATGCCCCGCAAGACTTGCCATTGCCAGATAACACGCAGCCAGGACTGGCGAAGTCACCATTTATAGCGAATCCGGTTGCGCCGACCAATTGTGCCACAGGCGGAGCCTCGCATAACATCGTGGGCCGGCCCAACCTGTTCAACGCACTGACTGCGGCCGGATTAACATGGCGCACCTATAGCGAATCGATGAATCCGGGACAAGATTTCCGTATCGACAGCGTGGCTGATCCTGCCGTTATTGCAGCGGATAATATCTATGCGCCAGGCACCTTGGGTGGAAACGCTGCGACAGTTGGCACCGCAGGGCTTAATCTGCCATTGCCAGCACAACTGTATCGCACCAAACATCACCCCGGCATGGCTTATCAGAACGTTCGCAGCGCCCCTGAGTTCCTTTACAGTAATCGTACGCTGGGTGGCGGTCAGTGGGATGCAGCATTGAAAAACAGCCTGGATTACACCATTCCAGCCGGCTACAATTTTGATCAACTGAGTTCCGATCTGGTCAGCGGCAATATTGGTACATTGAACTTTCTGGTTCCGGATCAATGCGATGACATGCATGGCATTACCGTCAAAGGCACCGTCGGCTCCAATCCGGCGTTGGTAACGGCCAGCGACTGTAGCAGCGTCGCCAACAATGTGGCAGTTGCGACGGGCGGGGCGATCATCACCCGTGGCGATAATTATGTCGACGCAGTGGTCAAAAAAATCGAGGCATCGCCGATCTGGCAAAACCCGCAAAAACGGGTCGCCATCGTGTTGATGTTTGACGAAGGCAGTGCTACCGCAGGTTTCAACTCTTGCTGTGGCTGGAATCCCGCCAACAGCACGGTCGCCAACCCGTTACGACAAAACTCCGACGGTTCATGGTCGGTTGACAGTACGGTAAGTGCCTACACCAAGGGCAATCGCGGTCACGGAGAAAGTATTTTCGGTATTTTGACAAACCAGATCAATGCACCGACGGGCATTGTCGATAACGACGCCTATAGCCACTTTTCCTTTGTTCGCACCTTGCAGGATATGTTCCAGCTGGCAGATCCTGCGGTGGATGCTTCATACATGAACCGTTCGAAGTATTCAGAAAAATTTGTCTCCGCGAATATTCTGAATTTGCCGGAATACGCAGGCAGCGCCGATACCCACTTCGACTCTGTGCGTCCGATCAACCACGCGTTTATTGCTCCGGCAAGCTATACGGCGAAACAGTCGTCCGATGTGAGTATAGCGGCGCAAGTCGGTCCAGATGCAACCCAGACTAACGTCTGGGCCATAAAGAAATAA
- a CDS encoding cytochrome-c peroxidase, with translation MLFRLNISLFAASIALSLAGCSGGDSATATVTALVAPVPPATTLSLAAQVGKQMFFDETLSGSRKMSCATCHDPKFAYGPPNDLAVQLGGSTLTESGDRAVPSLRYKEYTPAYADLLDNPDGISVPGPGGGFTWDGRANSLADQAKIPLLDPHEMANTSPANVVAKIQVSTYAPLFQQAFGGTVFADPAAAFNAAVAALQAFQLEDVSFHPYNSKFDLYAGNKIGGTLTAAETRGLKLFSDPATGNCASCHYQGAGLGGSSALFTDFSYEAISVPRNLAIPANNNPLYYDMGICGPIRSDHVPTSANAKDAFCGMFKAPTIRNVTNRKSFFHNGVMHSLQQVIQFYNTRDTMPELWYPTIGGVAKTVNDVNFPTYGLIQTQYVGGTVQKYNDLPAAYLANIDTQLPLDGRAAGSAPPMSDNDIADLICFLGTLNDDYVATKTPPISGSCVN, from the coding sequence ATGCTTTTCCGATTAAATATTTCCTTATTTGCTGCTTCCATAGCACTCAGCTTAGCTGGTTGCAGCGGCGGTGATAGCGCCACCGCCACCGTCACCGCGTTAGTTGCACCCGTACCTCCCGCGACCACACTGAGTCTGGCGGCGCAGGTAGGAAAACAAATGTTTTTTGATGAGACTTTATCCGGTTCCAGAAAAATGTCGTGCGCCACTTGCCACGATCCAAAGTTTGCTTACGGGCCGCCAAACGATCTGGCGGTGCAATTGGGAGGCTCCACTCTGACCGAATCCGGCGACAGAGCTGTTCCATCATTGCGGTATAAAGAATACACCCCGGCTTACGCAGACCTGCTGGACAATCCCGATGGCATTAGCGTGCCCGGTCCAGGTGGTGGATTTACGTGGGATGGCCGCGCTAACTCCTTAGCAGATCAGGCCAAAATTCCATTACTGGACCCGCATGAAATGGCGAACACCAGTCCCGCCAATGTGGTTGCGAAAATTCAGGTATCCACCTACGCGCCATTATTTCAGCAGGCGTTTGGAGGCACGGTGTTTGCCGATCCCGCCGCCGCATTTAATGCGGCAGTGGCAGCGCTTCAGGCCTTCCAGCTGGAAGACGTCAGTTTTCATCCCTATAACAGCAAATTTGACCTCTACGCCGGCAACAAGATCGGCGGCACGCTGACCGCAGCCGAAACGCGTGGACTGAAATTATTTTCAGATCCTGCGACCGGCAATTGCGCGTCTTGCCATTATCAAGGCGCGGGACTGGGCGGTAGCTCGGCGTTATTTACTGATTTTTCGTATGAGGCGATTAGCGTACCGCGCAATCTGGCTATTCCAGCCAACAATAATCCCCTGTATTACGACATGGGTATATGTGGCCCCATAAGGAGCGACCATGTCCCGACCAGCGCCAACGCCAAAGATGCATTCTGCGGCATGTTCAAGGCACCGACAATCCGTAACGTCACCAACCGTAAAAGTTTCTTTCACAATGGCGTCATGCACTCATTGCAGCAGGTCATTCAGTTTTACAACACCCGCGACACGATGCCGGAACTCTGGTACCCGACGATTGGCGGAGTTGCAAAGACAGTCAACGACGTGAACTTTCCAACTTATGGATTAATCCAGACGCAGTACGTTGGTGGCACAGTACAGAAATATAACGACTTACCGGCAGCCTATCTAGCGAATATCGACACGCAATTGCCGCTTGATGGTCGCGCAGCGGGAAGTGCACCACCGATGTCGGATAACGATATTGCGGATCTAATCTGCTTTCTCGGCACCCTCAACGATGACTATGTTGCCACCAAAACGCCACCGATTTCCGGCTCCTGCGTGAACTAG
- a CDS encoding 4-hydroxybenzoate 3-monooxygenase, producing MKTQVIIVGAGPAGLLLSHLLHLQGIESVVLESRTRADIESTIRAGVLEQGTMDILSEAGVGARMRSEGALHHGIELAFGGKRHRIDLNELTGRAITVYAQHEVIKDLVAARIAAAGQLLFEVSAVSLHDIDSKQPSVRFTHGGESQQLTADFVIGCDGFHGIARPTIPEPLRRDYQRIYPFGWFGILVESAPSSEELIYAQHERGFALVSTRSPTVQRHYFQCDPKDEVANWSDDRIWSEMHTRLESSDGWKLKEGKIFQKNIIGMRSFVSTPMQYGRLFLAGDAAHIVPPTGAKGMNLAVADVRLLSIALEAFYKKGQEERLSTYTEDALKRVWRAEHFSWWMTSLLHRFDDASPFQQELQRAELDYLVSSRAAATVLAENYVGLPFA from the coding sequence ATGAAAACTCAGGTCATCATCGTCGGAGCCGGTCCTGCCGGATTATTGTTGTCACATTTACTGCATTTGCAGGGCATTGAATCGGTCGTCCTGGAATCGCGCACCCGGGCTGACATCGAATCCACCATTCGCGCCGGAGTGCTGGAACAAGGCACGATGGACATATTGAGCGAAGCTGGTGTAGGTGCTCGAATGCGCAGCGAAGGTGCGCTGCATCACGGCATTGAACTAGCGTTCGGCGGCAAACGCCACCGCATTGATTTGAACGAACTCACCGGTCGTGCTATCACCGTTTATGCGCAGCACGAAGTGATCAAGGATCTGGTCGCGGCGCGCATCGCTGCCGCGGGACAACTCTTGTTCGAAGTCAGCGCTGTCAGCCTGCATGATATTGACAGTAAGCAACCCTCAGTGCGTTTTACCCATGGCGGTGAATCGCAGCAATTAACTGCCGATTTCGTGATTGGTTGTGATGGTTTTCATGGTATTGCACGCCCAACTATTCCAGAACCACTGCGGCGCGACTATCAACGTATCTATCCCTTCGGTTGGTTCGGTATTTTGGTCGAGTCCGCTCCCTCATCGGAGGAGCTGATCTACGCGCAGCATGAACGTGGCTTTGCGCTGGTCAGCACGCGCTCCCCCACGGTCCAGCGACATTATTTTCAATGCGATCCGAAAGACGAAGTGGCCAACTGGTCCGACGATCGAATTTGGTCGGAAATGCATACGCGACTCGAAAGTAGCGATGGCTGGAAGTTGAAAGAAGGAAAAATCTTTCAAAAGAATATCATCGGCATGCGCAGCTTTGTCTCGACCCCGATGCAATATGGCCGTCTTTTTCTGGCCGGTGACGCTGCACACATCGTGCCTCCGACTGGTGCCAAAGGAATGAATCTGGCGGTAGCCGATGTACGTTTGCTGTCGATCGCGCTGGAGGCATTTTACAAAAAGGGCCAGGAAGAACGGTTATCCACCTATACAGAGGACGCGCTTAAACGTGTTTGGAGAGCCGAGCATTTCTCCTGGTGGATGACTAGCCTGCTGCATCGGTTTGATGACGCCTCGCCATTTCAGCAGGAGTTGCAACGTGCCGAGTTGGACTATCTGGTCAGTTCAAGAGCTGCGGCAACGGTTTTGGCTGAAAATTATGTCGGATTACCATTCGCATAA
- a CDS encoding cytochrome b, translating to MSYDGVARALHWLTVLLISAQFVIGWLMDDVDRNTKVEGGIWWHLFVGGALILVIFIRVVWRLTHSPPPSRLTPLLRFLSGATHFLLYAALVVTPLLGWANASSRGWVVRILNIIPLPALTAKGSPLGHSMGDVHGVMAWVLFALIVLHVSAALFHRFVLKDQVMGRMIR from the coding sequence TTGTCATACGATGGCGTCGCTCGTGCGCTGCACTGGCTAACGGTACTTTTGATCTCGGCGCAATTTGTCATCGGATGGCTCATGGACGATGTCGATCGCAATACCAAAGTTGAGGGCGGCATCTGGTGGCATCTCTTCGTTGGCGGAGCATTGATCCTCGTCATTTTCATTCGCGTGGTTTGGCGTTTAACCCATTCACCACCCCCAAGTAGATTGACACCCCTGCTTCGTTTTCTATCGGGAGCAACCCACTTTCTTTTGTATGCTGCGCTGGTTGTCACACCGCTTCTAGGATGGGCAAACGCCTCATCTCGCGGTTGGGTCGTGCGGATTTTAAATATAATTCCCTTGCCTGCGCTGACAGCCAAAGGTTCACCTCTGGGGCATTCAATGGGAGACGTGCATGGTGTTATGGCCTGGGTACTTTTCGCGCTAATTGTTTTGCACGTCTCTGCTGCATTATTTCACCGCTTCGTTTTAAAAGACCAGGTGATGGGCAGAATGATTCGCTAA